TAAAATAAAAACAATATAGGAAATAAATCTTATGAGATGTCTTAATTATAATATTTGTACTTAGTTAAAGTTATAAAAGCGTAATGAAAAGTAAAAATTTAATTAACGACTAATAGGAATAAATAAAAGTGAACTATAAAAGAATAATTTCCCTTTTTCTTTTTTTGCAATACATTGCAATTACATTGTTCTTAAATCTATCCTGCAAAAAAGCGCCAACGGAACCAAACGATAACCCGCAACCTGGAAGAAGAGATTATTTATGGACGGTGGATACATTAAATTATCCATATAATACCATTTACAGGATTTGGGGTAGCTCACCATCTGATGTTTGGGCTATTAGCGGAGGAGGAGATTTAGATAAAACCATTTTTCATTTTGATGGAACAAAATGGACAACCGATGGAAGATTACGACCCGTTTCACCTCACTCTATTTGGGGATTTTCTGCTAAGGATATCTGGATAGGTGGAATGAATGGAATGATATGGCATTACGATGGTAATGGCTGGAAGGAAGTAACACGATTAACGAAAGATGGGAATACACAAATTGTTTTTGATAACATGTGGGGTGAATCAACAGATGATTTTTATGCTTTTGGTGTATGCCCAGATAGTAATAATTTATCCGTAAACAGTGTAATAGCGCATAATATTGACAAAAAATGGGTAATGTTTAATACTGAAGGTCTTTGTGGAATAGTTGAAAACTTATATAAAAATAAAATTGATCAAAAAATATATCTTAGAGTAATTAAGTGGGGTTATGGAGGATATTTTGATAGCACAATAGTTTACGAATATAACGGAGAAAGATATAATAAAATTTATGGCGACATCTGGGATTATAATCATTGTGCTAACCTTAGTCTAATTAATGGTGAGGTATATTTTGTTTTAGGAAGAGAAATAGCAAATCGAAATAATAATAAATTTCAAACCTTATTGAGAGTAGATAACTCCAAATTTTATAATACTATTTGGGGAAGGAACTCTAAAGATATATTCCTTTTGATGACAGATGGATTGGTACATTATAACGGAAGCGATATGGAATATTTGGTTCATTTTGATAAACTAAGAACGCAAATATTTGGATCAGCAATTTTTGATAAAGAAGTTTTCTTTATTGTGTACGAATCCCAGACAAATCTAAATTTAATCTATCATGGAAAACTAAAAGAATAATAGTTTAGGAGGAATAAGCTTTTAAAATAATTGACAGGTAATGCAGTAACATTACCTGTCTTTAGAAAGAATAACCCAAGGCTGGCAACCTTTTATATTCATTTTATTAAATGAAATACCGGCTATTCTGTTTTTAAAATAAAGAAATTTTCAATAAAAAGAGAGGTCATTATGAATGTGATTAAATGAAACAGCTTTGGTTTTTAATTATAATGTCACCTTACGCAGCATTTTGAACTCTACCCCAAATCCCCTTCTCTTTGAAAGAGAAGGGGACTAAGGAGATGAGTTTTTTGGCTCAAATATCTAAACGATGCGTAACGTGACTTATAATTATAAAATTTATCACTAAAAATGGAATGTAAAATGAAAAAAAAATATTTAATCTTTTCTGCAATTACATTTGTCTTTTTATTTAACCAGATAGTTGCAAATAATTACTCAGGATCAAAAACAACCGCTGTTTATGTACAACCTAACAATGGTAATTCTTACTACGCTTGGGGGTTATATATGAACTAGGTTATAAATACTATGCAGAAGCATCTGAATCAGAGACCGCTAGAACAAAATATACGTTTGATCTGCAAAATATTCCTAGCAATGCAACAATTAACAGTGTCTCTATAAGTTATACCGTTACTAATTGGCAAAATAGTTCTTATAAATTTAATATAACACAAATAGGTAATTATTCTATCGCACAAGATATATGGCAAAATATTGGTCAATCAAGTACCTTATTTTCAAATTTATTATATAGTTATGGGAATATGAATAGTAGTGCACTTACATCGTTGGTGAACAGTTGCAAAGGAAGTTATATGTATTTAGGCGCCTTTTCACAAAACGAATCGAACAGTAATTCTTATGCAAATCTTGATTTAACTTTACAGGTTTCTTTTTCTGTTCCGCCTGCAAATGTAACAATAACTGCTGATAATAATTTTACTGCATCAGACGGAACAACTCACGGATCAATAATTGTTGATGGAAATACAAGAACAGCTCCGTATCCTTTTTCGAAAACCATTGGGCAGAGTGTAACACTGCTGGCTGTTTCCTCTCAGACAGATAATCAAGGTTACCAAAGAATCTGGCATGCCGGTACAACAAATACAAGTCAATGGGAAAAAAATGGTATTTATAAAGATAATACTCAATCAATTACATTTAATGCTGCAGAGAATGATAATAATGCTATATACAAAGCAGACCTAAGAAAAGCAGCCTGCAATGCCAAGTTCCAAACAGGCGGAGTAGGTATTGGGAATAGCAACGGAACAATTGTAGTAAGCTCAACTAATTATTCTTCACCAACACCAAATTTTCCTGTAGTTGAAAGCAATGCAATTACAGTAACATACCCTTGGGATTTTTGGGTAAACAACATTCATTATTGTTTTGCAGAGTATGACTGGTGGAACCGGACGTTTACTTATTATCCTAATGAAAATGTGACATATACACAAAATTATGCTGGTTACCCGGATTATGATTTAAATCTTCATTTCAACTCTTACAATCCAAGAGATACTACTAATAATATTATTTTGTACTGGAATGAATATCCAAATACAGCAGTAACGCAATATCGTATTTGGAGGTACGTTAATTATGGACATGGTGATGTACATACAGATTTATTAGCTACTGTAAACAGAGGAACTACAACTTATACGGATGGTGGTTTCTGGATCAGAAACTCTTCGAATGGAATGGGGCTTTTATATAAAGTTTCACCATATTATTCTACAGAGGGAACAAATGGAGATGCACACGTAAATTGGGTAGCTACTTATGGGGATGGCTCCCAAGTAGGTAAATCAAATGCTAATACAACAGAAAGCAAAACAATTGTTTCCAATTATTCATTAGCCAACTACCCTAATCCATTCAATCCAACAACAAGAATTGAGTATCAGCTTCCTAAAGCTGGATTTGTAACCGTCAAGGTTTACAACGCACTTGGCAAAGAAGTGGCAATGCTTGTTAATGATCGAAAGGATGAAGGAAAATATTTTACTGAGTTTAACGGAGCAGAACTTTCCAGCGGAATTTATTTCTGCGAGCTTAGAGCAAATGAATTTGTAACTATGAAGAAGATGTTACTGGTTAAATAATAAACTGTTGGAGCAGGCTGAATCTATATTTTCAGCCTGCTTAACTTTTTTTGCAATGACAATTAGGTTATTTAAATTAAATTCAATCTGCCTGGGCAAGAAGTTGAGACTTTGGTAAACGAGTATAAAACAGCAGGCTATTACAACACTCTCTGGTCAATTGAAAGTAATCATTTTCCAAGTGGGATATATTTTTATCAGTTAAAAACCGAAGATTATTCTTCAACAAAAAAAATGATTTTGCTTAGGTAGAAGGATTTGAATTAACCTCTGGTTCTGAATAACAAAACGATTAATAAATCAGACCAATTAAATTTTCAACATATACAGCAGAAAGATTTTACCGCTTAATCATTCAATGCACCGGTAGAACATCTATAAGCTAAAATTATTTTTAAAATGTTAGTACTTGTACCATGATTTTAAAATAAATTTTTTGCCCTCAAAAACTTTGATT
The window above is part of the Ignavibacteriales bacterium genome. Proteins encoded here:
- a CDS encoding T9SS type A sorting domain-containing protein; the encoded protein is MNSSALTSLVNSCKGSYMYLGAFSQNESNSNSYANLDLTLQVSFSVPPANVTITADNNFTASDGTTHGSIIVDGNTRTAPYPFSKTIGQSVTLLAVSSQTDNQGYQRIWHAGTTNTSQWEKNGIYKDNTQSITFNAAENDNNAIYKADLRKAACNAKFQTGGVGIGNSNGTIVVSSTNYSSPTPNFPVVESNAITVTYPWDFWVNNIHYCFAEYDWWNRTFTYYPNENVTYTQNYAGYPDYDLNLHFNSYNPRDTTNNIILYWNEYPNTAVTQYRIWRYVNYGHGDVHTDLLATVNRGTTTYTDGGFWIRNSSNGMGLLYKVSPYYSTEGTNGDAHVNWVATYGDGSQVGKSNANTTESKTIVSNYSLANYPNPFNPTTRIEYQLPKAGFVTVKVYNALGKEVAMLVNDRKDEGKYFTEFNGAELSSGIYFCELRANEFVTMKKMLLVK